Below is a genomic region from Microbacterium esteraromaticum.
CTGCCGCTGCCGAACGCGTACTCCGAGCTCAGCGAGGAAGGTCGTGTGCGCAGCCGCTTCCTCGATCTCATCGTGCGCGACCAGGCGCGCACCACGGTGCGCGCCCGTGCGGCCGTGAACGCCAGCCTGCGGGCGACCTTCACCTCTCACGAGTTCCTCGAGGTCGAGACCCCGATGCTGCAGGTGCAGCACGGCGGCGCCTCGGCCCGTCCCTTCATCACCCACTCGAACGCCTTCGACACCGAGCTCTACCTGCGCATCGCGCCGGAGCTGTACCTGAAGCGCGCGGTCGTCGGCGGCATCGAGCGGGTCTTCGAGATCAACCGCAACTTCCGCAACGAGGGCGCCGACTCCACGCACAGCCCGGAGTTCGCGATGCTCGAGGCCTACCAGGCGTACAGCGACTACAACGGCATCGCCGACCTGACCCAGGAGCTCATCCAGAACGCGGCGGTCGCCGTCGCGGGCTCGACCACGGTCACCTGGGCCGACGGCACCGAGTACGACCTCGGCGGCGAATGGGACCGCATCTCGATGTACGGCTCGCTCTCGGCCGCGGCCGGACGCGAGTTCACCCCGCAGGACGACCTCGCCGAGCTCATCGCGTTCGCCGAGGCGAACGGGGTCGACATCCCGCCGCACCCGACGCACGGCAAGCTGATCGAAGAGCTCTGGGAGCACTTCGTCAAGGTCGACCTCGTGCGCCCGACCTTCGTGATGGACTTCCCGCTCGACACCTCGCCCCTGGTGCGCGAGCACCGCTCGATCGCAGGCGTGGTCGAGAAGTGGGACCTGTACGTGCGCGGCTTCGAGCTCGCCACCGGATACTCCGAGCTGGTCGACCCCGTCATCCAGCGTGAGCGCTTCGTCGAGCAGGCGAAGCTCGCCGCGCGAGGCGATGACGAGGCCATGCCGATCGACGAGGAGTTCCTGCGCGCGCTCGAGCACGGCATGCCGCCGAGCGGTGGCATGGGAATGGGCATCGACCGACTGCTGATGGCGATCACCGGCCTCGGCATCCGCGAGACCATCCTGTTCCCGCTCGTGAAGTGACCGGACGCCGGCCGTGACGCCGAACCTCGTCGACCTGCTGATCGCCGTGCTGCTGATCGCAGCGCTTGCGACGGGGCTGGGTGCGGGGCTGTTCGCGGTGCTCGGGTCGCTGTGCGGTCTCGTGCTCGGCGCGCTCGCCGCGCCGTGGGTGCTGCCGCTCGTCGCTCGCGCCGTGCCCGACAGCGGCTGGCGGGGGCTTCTGCTCGTGGTCACCGCGGTCGCGCTGCTGGCCGTCGGGGTGGCGATCGGCTCGGCGATCGGCCGACTGGTGCGCAAGGGCGCCGATCGGCTGAGATTGCGCCTGGTGGAGCGGATGCTCGGCGGCGTGACAGCCGTGATCGCCGCGGCGCTCGCGATCACCATGGTCGGGTCGGCCATCTCCTCGGCGGGCGTCCCCGGTCTGTCGGCGACCGTCGCCTCGTCGACCCTGCTGCGCACCGTCGAGAGGTACATCCCGCAGCCGGTCGCCGAGGCGGCTGCCCGCCTGAACTCGCTGGTGTTCGGCGAATCGGGACTGCCGAGCCTGGAGGGTCTGCTGCAGCCGGGACAGCTCGACGCCGCCCCGGAGCCGACGCCGATCGAGCTCGCGACACCCGAACTCGAGAGGGCGGCCGGCTCCGTGGTGAGGATCTCGGGCTCGGCCGACGGGTGCGGTGTCATCTCGTCCGGCACCGGCTTCGTCATCGCCGAGGACCGCATCATGACCAATGCGCACGTCGTCGCCGGCGTCGGCTCGCCGATCGTCGAGGTGCCGGGAGAGGCCGCCCGCGACGCGACCGTCGTGTACTTCGATCCGATCGACGACATCGCCGTGGTCTCTGCGGATGTGCGCGCCGAGCCGCTGGCTCTGTCGGAGGCGCTGTCGCCCGGTGCCGGCGCCGCGGTGATGGGCTATCCGTTCGGCGGCCCGTTCCGAGTCGAGCCCGCGGGCGTCATCTCGTCGTCGAGCGCTCCGGTGAACGACATCTATGGAGACACCGCCGCCATGCGCAGCGTGTACGCTCTGCGGGCGCAGGTGGAGCCCGGGAACTCGGGCGGACCGCTGCTCACCGACGCGGGGCAGGTCGCCGGCATGGTGTTCGCCAAGGACGCCGCCACGCAGAACGTCGGCTACGCGATGACCAACGACGAGCTGCTGCCTGTGATCGCGCAGGTCGCGGAGGCATCGGACGAGGTCTCGGTCGGCGCCTGCATCCGCTGACGTCCGACTGATCACGGTCGACGCAGCGCCCACTCCGGCAGCATCGCCGCCGCCAGGATGTTCGAGATCAGTGAGGCCATGCTGTGAGCGGGCTCGAGTCGAAGGGCCTCGTCGATGTACGCGCCGGCGTGGGATGAGCGCCCCATGGCCCACGACAGCCAGGCGGCCGCGGTGAGAGCGCCGACCTTGGCGTGGCGCGGAGCACGGGAAGCAGCGGAGCGCACCACCTGCAGGGCGCAGCCGAGCCGGTCGAAGTCGGGCCTCGGCCCGCGGCCCATGAAGACCTCGGCCACGGCATCCGGCACCGTCGTGCGGTCGCTCGTGAACGCAAGCTGGGCGTCGAATGCGCGGTAGCCGAAGTCGAGATCGGTCGCCCACTGCACGAGGATCGCATCGCGCAGCGGCGGGCGGCTCAGGCACCACAGCAGTGCGGCGCACGCGTAGGGGTCGTCGTCGGCGGGGGAGTCGAGCAGGTGCTCCACGAAGTGCGGCAGGTCGTCGAGCATCACCTCGGCTGTCATCAGAGTCGTGGGGTCTTCGGTGCCGCGCGCCCCACCGTGCAGGCTGTGATCGATCGCCTCGGCGAGATCTCGCAGCGCGCGCCCGACCCTCTCGCGTTCCACGAGGTCGCTCGCGGGCAGCTCAGCGCCGGCGAGCTGGTCGCCGCTGACGTCGCCGATGCCAGGCACCGCTGGTGCGGCGGGGATCTCGTCGAGCGGGTGGACGAGCGGCGAATCGTCGAGGTAGTCGGCCCATCCGTCGTCGGTGACGCACAGCGCCTCCACGATGCGCAGCCCCGTGTGCGAGCAGACGTCGACGATCGTCTCGGCGAGCGACAGATGGGGCAGCAGAACACCGTCGGGCACCTGTGCGACAGGCTCGTCGGTGTACACGACGAGCGCCACCGCATCGGTATCGGGCACCTGCAGCAGCGCCCGCAGCGCGACGTCGGCGAAGTCGTCGGGATCGACGTCGGCGGCTGGAAGGTCGATGCGCATCGCACCCTGGGTGCGCGAGCCGTGGAAGGGCAGCAGGACGATGCTGCGCCGTGGGGTGAAGCCGGCGAGAGCCGGCACGAGGCCGAGGAACTCGGCGGGGTCTGTGGCGTGGATGATCGTGGTCATGAAGGGAGTGTGCTCGCCGGTGCCGACCGTGCGATCCCGGATCGGCGGCGTTCGCCGGCAACTGTGCACAGCTGCCGCATCGGCGGCGATGTGCAGGAAGGATGCAGGCGCATCTGATTCGCGTCGGCCTCGCTCATAGACGCGGACGGTACGATGAGGGTGTGGAGAACTTCTGGGTCGCAGCGGCATGGGCACTTCTGCCGACCATCGCCGTGAGCGTGGTCTTCGTGATCGTGCTCCGCGGCATCCTTCGCTTCGATCGCACGGAGCGCAAGGTGCACGCCCAGATCGAGGCCGAAGAGCGAGCAGCTCGCGGCCTGCCGCCCCGCGTCTGAGGCACCGGCTACGCTGAACCGAGGCTATCGGCAGGGGAGGCGCTGTGCTCGACATCAACAGCTGGCCCTGGTGGGCCGTGCTCGGCTATGTCGTCATCGACCTGACCGTCCGAGCGTTCGCGATCATCGTCGTGCCGCGCAACCGCCGTCCCACCGCCGCGATGGCATGGCTGCTGGCGATCTTCTTCATCCCCGTGCTCGGCATCCTGCTCTTCCTGCTGATCGGCAACCCCAAGCTGCCGCGCCACCGTCGTCGCAAGCAGACCCAGGTCAACGAGTACATCGCCGAGATCGCGAGCAGCCTGCACCTCGGCAGCCTTCGTCCTGATCCGCCGGAGTGGTTCCCCCCGCTGGTCAGGATGAATCAGGCGATGGGCGCACTCCCGCTCTCGGGAGACAACGGCGCCCACCTCATCAGCGACTACCAGGCGTCCCTCGACGCGATGGCCGACGCGATCCGCGGGGCCGAGGAGTATGTGCACGTAGAGTTCTACATCCTGCAGGCCGATGAGTCGACCGACGGCTTCTTCCGCGCGATGGAGGAGACCGCCGCCCGCGGCATCCCCGTGCGCGTGCTGCTCGACTACTGGGCGAACCGGTGGAAGCCCAAGTACCGCGAGACGGTGAGACGGCTCGACGCGATGGGCGCCGACTGGCATCTCATGCTGCCCGTGCAGCCCCTGCGCGGCCGTATCCAGCGACCCGACCTGCGCAATCACCGCAAGCTGCTCGTCGTCGACGGCACGATCGGGTTCCTCGGCTCGCAGAACATCACCGACTCCTCGTACAACCTGCCCAAGAACATCAGGCAGGGCCTGCACTGGGTCGACCTCATGGTGCGGGTGGACGGCCCCGTCGTGGCAAGTCTCAACGGCGTGTTCCTCAGCGATTACTACGCCGAGACCGATTCGGTGCCGGATGGCACCGACATCACCCGGGTCGAGACGGGAGCGGGAGACCTGGATTGCCAGATCGTTCCCTCCGGTCCCGGATTCGAGGTGGAGAACAACCTCCGTCTCTTCCTGGGGCTGCTGTACGCCGCGCAGGAGCGGATCATGATCGTCAGCCCGTACTTCGTGCCGGACGAGGCCCTGCTCGCGGCCGTGACCTCGGCGGTGGACCGCGGCGTGCAGGTCGAGCTGTTCGTGTCAGAGCAGGGCGATCAGGCGATGGTCTACCACGCGCAGCGCAGCTACTACGAGGCGCTGCTGCGCGCAGGAATCCGCATCTGGATGTACCCCAAGCCCTACATCCTGCACACCAAGAGCCTCACCGTCGACGACCAGGTCGCGGTGATCGGGTCGAGCAACATGGACATGCGCTCGTTCGGTCTGAACATGGAGGTCTCGATGCTCGTCCGCGGCGAGGAGTTCGTCGACGAGATGCGCGTCGTCGAAGACGAGTACCGCGCGCTCAGCCGCGAGCTGACGCTGGACGAATGGATGCAGCAGCCACTGCGCTCCACGGTGCTCGACAACCTCGCCAGACTCACCTCTGCGCTGCAGTAGTCGGCGAGGGCGGTGGGACGGTCGCCGTCGCCGTGACACTATCGGGGTATGAACCTCTTCCGCGTCCTTCCCTCCGCCGCAGCGCTCGCCGCCGTCGCGCTGCTCGCCGCCGGGTGCGCGACGACTCCAGGATCGGACGCCCCGACGAGCTCGAGTGCGCCCACCGGGGTCTCCACCCCGCCGATCGCCGCGGGGGCGGACGAGGTCGAGGTGGCATGGATCGACGGCGGTCGCTCCCTCGCGATCCTGACGTGGGGATCATCGTCGTGCGCCCCATCGCTCGGCGATGTCACGGCATCGGGGCAGAGCATCCGGATCACCCTCGCCGCGAGCGGCGAGAAGGCCTGCACCGACGACCTCGCCCCCGCGCGCTCCTGGTGCCCGTCCCCGAGGGGGTCGACGTCACCGCCGACGTGGAGGTGGAGGTCGAGCACGGACAGCGCACCGACGATGCGGATCTCGATGCTCTCGCCGAGGCCCCGCAGGGCGCGACCGAGTATCAGCCGTCAGCCAGCTGGTTCGACGATGACGGCATCGTGCTCCTGACCTGGGGCTCCAGTTCGTGCGCGCCGGTCGTCGACGACGTGCAGCCGGCGCAGTCCGGCGCCACCGTCACGTTCGCCGAGATCGACGGCGTCTGCACGATGGACATGGCTCCGCGGCTCACGCCCATCCTCGTGCCGGCCGGAGACGACGATCGACCGTTCGAGCTGACGCTCGTCGGCGGCGGGCTCGACGCGGCGGTGCGGGTCGAGGGCTGACCGACCATCAGAAGCGCGAGGTGTCGTGTCCCTCCGGCAGCACGATCGTGAGTCCTCCGCGCTGCACGCGGCACACCATCCGCACCGCGACGCCCAGCTCGTCGCCGTCGAGTTCGATCGACGTGGGCCCGATCATCGCGGCCTCCGCAACGGCTCCTCGCAGGTAGCGGATCGAGGCGTCGCGACCCCGACGCTCGAGCACGAGCCGCCCGGCACGGGTGCGCCGCAGCACCGAGTTGTCCCACCACACCTTGCGCCAGATCCCCAGCCAACCCAGCGGGCCGGTCGCCTGGATCAGCGCGATGTCCATGGCGCCGTCATCGAGTGAGGCATCCGGAAGCAGGGCGATACCGGCGGGAAGGGCACCGCAGTTGGCGAACAGCATGCTGTGCACCTTGGCGGAATGCAGCCGGCCGTCATCGATCTGATACACCACGCGGAACGGCTTCGCGCCTGGCAGCGAGCGAGCGGCTCCGTCGAGGTACGCCACCCAGCCCACCGAGCGCTTCAGGTCGGGTCGCGTGTTGGCGATCATGTCGGCGTCGAGCCCCATGCCGGCGAGCACGACGAAGCCGTGCTCGGTGACGCTGCCGTCGGTGCGGCTGAGTCGCGCCCAGCCCATGTCGACGGGATGCGTGAAGCCGGTGAACACGGCCTCCATCACCTTCTCGATGTCGAGGAGGGGCAGACCGAGATTGCGGGCGAAGAGATTGCCGGTGCCGCCGGGGAGGACGGCGAACGGGACTCCCGTGCCCGCCATGCTCTCGGCGACGGCCCGGATCGTGCCATCGCCCCGGCGGCGAGCACGGCGGCGGCGCCCTCGTCGA
It encodes:
- the lysS gene encoding lysine--tRNA ligase, which gives rise to MTDAPAPTPASAELEDDVFEQKAVRLAKRERLIEKRTDAGGGAFPVSVPVTHSIPALRAEYGDLEPDTATGVVAGVAGRVVFSRNTGKLCFATLQAGDGSRIQAMVSLANVGEESLADWKALVDLGDHVFVQGEVISSRRGELSIMADAWRIASKAILPLPNAYSELSEEGRVRSRFLDLIVRDQARTTVRARAAVNASLRATFTSHEFLEVETPMLQVQHGGASARPFITHSNAFDTELYLRIAPELYLKRAVVGGIERVFEINRNFRNEGADSTHSPEFAMLEAYQAYSDYNGIADLTQELIQNAAVAVAGSTTVTWADGTEYDLGGEWDRISMYGSLSAAAGREFTPQDDLAELIAFAEANGVDIPPHPTHGKLIEELWEHFVKVDLVRPTFVMDFPLDTSPLVREHRSIAGVVEKWDLYVRGFELATGYSELVDPVIQRERFVEQAKLAARGDDEAMPIDEEFLRALEHGMPPSGGMGMGIDRLLMAITGLGIRETILFPLVK
- a CDS encoding MarP family serine protease is translated as MTPNLVDLLIAVLLIAALATGLGAGLFAVLGSLCGLVLGALAAPWVLPLVARAVPDSGWRGLLLVVTAVALLAVGVAIGSAIGRLVRKGADRLRLRLVERMLGGVTAVIAAALAITMVGSAISSAGVPGLSATVASSTLLRTVERYIPQPVAEAAARLNSLVFGESGLPSLEGLLQPGQLDAAPEPTPIELATPELERAAGSVVRISGSADGCGVISSGTGFVIAEDRIMTNAHVVAGVGSPIVEVPGEAARDATVVYFDPIDDIAVVSADVRAEPLALSEALSPGAGAAVMGYPFGGPFRVEPAGVISSSSAPVNDIYGDTAAMRSVYALRAQVEPGNSGGPLLTDAGQVAGMVFAKDAATQNVGYAMTNDELLPVIAQVAEASDEVSVGACIR
- a CDS encoding DUF4192 family protein, coding for MTTIIHATDPAEFLGLVPALAGFTPRRSIVLLPFHGSRTQGAMRIDLPAADVDPDDFADVALRALLQVPDTDAVALVVYTDEPVAQVPDGVLLPHLSLAETIVDVCSHTGLRIVEALCVTDDGWADYLDDSPLVHPLDEIPAAPAVPGIGDVSGDQLAGAELPASDLVERERVGRALRDLAEAIDHSLHGGARGTEDPTTLMTAEVMLDDLPHFVEHLLDSPADDDPYACAALLWCLSRPPLRDAILVQWATDLDFGYRAFDAQLAFTSDRTTVPDAVAEVFMGRGPRPDFDRLGCALQVVRSAASRAPRHAKVGALTAAAWLSWAMGRSSHAGAYIDEALRLEPAHSMASLISNILAAAMLPEWALRRP
- the cls gene encoding cardiolipin synthase gives rise to the protein MNSWPWWAVLGYVVIDLTVRAFAIIVVPRNRRPTAAMAWLLAIFFIPVLGILLFLLIGNPKLPRHRRRKQTQVNEYIAEIASSLHLGSLRPDPPEWFPPLVRMNQAMGALPLSGDNGAHLISDYQASLDAMADAIRGAEEYVHVEFYILQADESTDGFFRAMEETAARGIPVRVLLDYWANRWKPKYRETVRRLDAMGADWHLMLPVQPLRGRIQRPDLRNHRKLLVVDGTIGFLGSQNITDSSYNLPKNIRQGLHWVDLMVRVDGPVVASLNGVFLSDYYAETDSVPDGTDITRVETGAGDLDCQIVPSGPGFEVENNLRLFLGLLYAAQERIMIVSPYFVPDEALLAAVTSAVDRGVQVELFVSEQGDQAMVYHAQRSYYEALLRAGIRIWMYPKPYILHTKSLTVDDQVAVIGSSNMDMRSFGLNMEVSMLVRGEEFVDEMRVVEDEYRALSRELTLDEWMQQPLRSTVLDNLARLTSALQ
- a CDS encoding diacylglycerol/lipid kinase family protein → MAGTGVPFAVLPGGTGNLFARNLGLPLLDIEKVMEAVFTGFTHPVDMGWARLSRTDGSVTEHGFVVLAGMGLDADMIANTRPDLKRSVGWVAYLDGAARSLPGAKPFRVVYQIDDGRLHSAKVHSMLFANCGALPAGIALLPDASLDDGAMDIALIQATGPLGWLGIWRKVWWDNSVLRRTRAGRLVLERRGRDASIRYLRGAVAEAAMIGPTSIELDGDELGVAVRMVCRVQRGGLTIVLPEGHDTSRF